The following DNA comes from Mycobacteriales bacterium.
GCTCCAGTCGCTCGCGGTCCCCGGTCGTCCGGGCGAGCACTGCGCCGACCAGCGGGACGGCGGCCACCAGCAGCCCGGTCAACGAGCTGGACAGCCGTTCCTCGGCCCGGGACAGCAGCAGCCACGGAACCGCCATCTCCACGACCGTGTAGACGACCAGCGGGCGCCACCGCCGGAAGACCGGGAGGAACTGGCCCCGCGCGACGGCGACCGGCACCAGGAGCAGCGCGGCGATGCCGGTGCGGAAGAAGACGAGGCTCACCGGGCTGAGGTCCCGTACGGCGACCTTGATAAGGAGGTACGGGATGCCCCAGACCACGCACATGGTGACAAAAAGGAGCCATCCGCGTCTGGTCACCGGCCCCCCTCAGTCGTCCGTCGTCCGTCCCTAAGCACTCCGGACCCTCCGCCTAAGGACCCGGGCCGGCCACAACACTGATTTTGTCCGATGTGGTGACCGGGGTCCCCGCGGGAACCTCGACGTGTCGGTCGAGCGGCCGGCGCACAACGAGGAGGCACCATGTATTCCGAGGTGACGGCCCGCATCGCCGAGCAGCACATCGCCGACCTGCGGCACGAGGCGGAAGTCCATCGCCTGATCGCCCGCCACAGGCCGGGCTGGTCCTGGTCCCGGCTGCTGCACCGCCGCACGTCGACCCCGACCCGGACGCCTGCGCCGCAGGCGCCCGCCCCCACTCCGGCCCGCGCACCCGCGCTCCGGGTGATCCCCGGCGGCTCCACCTCCGCGGGCAGCCGCTGAGCGGGCCGCGCGATGTCGGTGGTCGGTGGCATCCTGGCTGGTGTGACCAGAGGTACCAGCAGCCCGGTCTTCGTGGGCCGTACGGCGGAGCTCGCCGCGTTGGGTGCGGCACTGCGCGAGGCCGGTGACGCCGAGTCGCAGACCGTGCTCATCGCCGGCGAGGCAGGTGTCGGCAAGACCCGACTGGTCACCGAGTTCGCCGGCGTGGCGACCCGGGCCGGGTGCCGGGTCCTGGTCGGCGGCGCGCTCGAGCTAGGTGCCGAGGGCCTCCCCTACACGCCGTTCACCGCCGCGCTCCGCAGCCTGGTCCGCGACATCGGTGTCGACGCGGTCGGCGCTCTGGTTCCCGACGTCGGCGACCTCGCGCCGTGTCTGCCGGAGCTGGGGCGGTCGGATCGACGGCCCGGCGACGAGACAGCACGCGCACCGCTCTTCGAGGGGTTTCTCCAACTCCTCGAGGGCCTGGCCGCGCAGCGTCCGTTGGTCCTCGTCATCGAGGACCTGCACTGGGCCGACCGCTCGACCCGTGAGCTCCTGGTTTTCCTCGTGCGCAGCCTGCGCACGTCCGGCGTACTCCTCATCGCCACCTACCGGTCGGACGACCTGCACCGCCGCCATCCGCTCCGGCCGCTGCTGGCCGAGCTCGCCCGGGTGCCCGGGGTCGAGCGACTCGATCTCGACCGGTTGAGTCGGCCCGACGTCGCGGCGCAGGCGGCCGGGATCCTCGGTCGCGAGCCGGAGCCAGCCCTCGTCGATCTCCTCGTCGGCCGGGCCGAGGGCAACCCGCTCTTCGTCGAAGCGCTGCTGTCCTGCGAGGACGACGGCCGTTACGACATCAGCGAATCGCTCCGCGACCTGCTGTTGCGCACGGTGGAGCGGCTCCCTGACTCCGCCCAGCGGGTGCTGCGGGTCGCCGCGGCCGGCGGCAACCGGGTCGGCCATCGCCTCCTCGATGCGGTCACCACCGAAAACGACAACGATCTCGCCGAAGCGCTGCGCGCCGCCGTCGAGGCCAACATCCTCGTCGTCGACGAGGAGACCTTCGCGTTCCGGCATGCGCTCATCCGCGAAACCGTCCACGACGAGCTGCTGCCCGGCGAGGCCACCGCGCTGCACCAGCGTTACGCCGAGGCGATCGAAGCCGACCCGTCTCTCGTGCCCCCCGACCGCCGCAACGTGGAGATCGCCTATCACTGGCACGCCGCCCACGTGATCGATCGCGCGGTCACCGCCGCGTGGGCCGCCGCCGAGGACGCCGGATCGACCTTCGCCTACGCCGAGAAGCTGGCTCTGCTCGAACGCGTGCTGGCGCTGTGGGACCGGGCGCCGGGCGCTGCGAGTCGGCTCCCCGTCGATCACGTCGGCCTCCTCGAGGCGGCCGGGCAGACCGCCCGGACCGCCGGCGACCCGGCCCGGGCCGACTCCTACGCCACCGCCGCCCTGGGTGAGCTCGACGCCGACCGGGAGCCGCTGCGCGCGGCGGCGCTGTTGGAGCTGCGGGGCCGCTCCCGGCAGCAGATCGGGCACACCGAGCGGTTCGATGATCTGCGGGAGGCCGCCCGCCTCGCCGAGGCGCAGCCCGACCACGAGATGGCCGCCCGGGTGCTGGCCTTCCTCGCCGGTGTCGAGATGCTGCACTCGCTCGACGAGCAGGCGCGAGCGACCGCCGAGCGAGCCCTGGCGCTGTCCCGCCGGATCGGCGCCGACGGTTCGGCCGCGCACGCGTTGACGACACTCGCCATGTGCGATACCTACCGCGGGGATCTCGACGGTGCACTGCGCCGGTTCGACGAAAGCAGCGAGCTCGCCGATCGCTGCGGTGACGACGAGAGCCTGTTCCGCGCGATGGTGGATCGCTCCGACGCCCTCATGGGCGCCGGACGCTACGACCAGGCGATCGCGGTGGCCCGCAGCGGCACGGGCCGGGCCGCCGCCGCCGGGCTCGCACGCAACCACGGCGCCTTCCTCGCCATCAACGTGGCAGAAGCGCAGTACGCCCTGGGCCAGTGGCCGGACGCGGTCGAAGTCATCGACGACGCGCTCGCCCTGGACCCGCCGCCGACCCATCGCCGCTTCCTGGTGCAGCTGCGGGCCGCGATCGCGCTTCGCCGTGGCGACATCGACGACGCCGCGCGGACGACCGCGCAGTACGTCGGGGCCGACCTGGCCGCCGACCCGATCGCCCAACACCGCCTCCCCCAGTTCCGGCTCGAGGCCGAGGTGGCCCTGGCCAGCGGCGACCCCGCCCGGGCGGTCGACCTGATGGAGGAAGCGGCGATCCTCGACCCGAGGCCCACTCCGGCCCGCCACGCCTGGCCGCTCCTGGCCATCGGCGCCCGCGCCTGCGTCGAGCTGCGGGCGCAGGCGGCGGCGCTGCACGACCCGCCCGCGGCCGCCCGCGCCGACTCCGTCCTTTCACAGCTCACCGACCGAGCCCAGGGAATGGCCGCCGCCAACATGTGCCAGGAGGCCGACCGGCTCACGTTCGAAGCCGAGCGGCACCGCGGTGACGCCGCGGCCGAGCTCGCGGCGTGGGATTCCGCGGCTGCGCTCAGGGCGCGCCTCGCCGAGCCGTTCGAGCAGGCCTACGCGGAGTTCCGCGCCGGGGAAGCCGCCATGCGGTCGGGCGACCGCGGCGGTGCGGGCGACCGGCTCGCGCGGGCGCGCGGGCTCGCGGCCCGGCTGCCGGCCCGGTCGCTGGAGCAGGAGATCACTCTTCTCGCCCAGCGGGCCCGGATCACCATCCCGGCCGGCCCACCGGCTGCGAGCACCACGACACCAAGCTCCACCAACGGCGACCGGACCACCACCGGTCTCACCGATCGCGAGCTCGACGTACTGCGCCTGGTCACCGACGGGAGGACCAACCGCGAGATCGGCGCGACGCTGTTCATCTCACCCAAGACGGCGAGCGTCCACGTGTCCAACATCCTGGCCAAGCTCGGAGTCGACAGCCGCACCGCGGCCGCGGCGACCGCGCATCACCTGCGCCTCTTCGACCCCATCGACACGCGGTCGACGAGGCCGGCGGCCCGCTCGGGCTGACCGGCCGGCCGGGTCAGGGGTCGGCGAGCCCCGCACGGGCCGCCGCTGACGACCATGCCCTCTCGTCCGCCTTCGGCTCGAACCGGCGTACCTGATGGGTGGCCGCCACCAGCCGTCGCATGTCGACGAGGTCGCCGACGGCGCCGAGGGCCCGCGCCTGCACCAGAACGTTGCCGATCGAGGTCGCCTCCACCGGTCCGGCGAGGACGGGGAGATCGCAGGCGTCGGCGGTCAGCTGGCAGAGCAGGTCGTTGCGGGCCCCGCCGCCGACCATGTGCACCGCATCGAT
Coding sequences within:
- a CDS encoding AAA family ATPase → MTRGTSSPVFVGRTAELAALGAALREAGDAESQTVLIAGEAGVGKTRLVTEFAGVATRAGCRVLVGGALELGAEGLPYTPFTAALRSLVRDIGVDAVGALVPDVGDLAPCLPELGRSDRRPGDETARAPLFEGFLQLLEGLAAQRPLVLVIEDLHWADRSTRELLVFLVRSLRTSGVLLIATYRSDDLHRRHPLRPLLAELARVPGVERLDLDRLSRPDVAAQAAGILGREPEPALVDLLVGRAEGNPLFVEALLSCEDDGRYDISESLRDLLLRTVERLPDSAQRVLRVAAAGGNRVGHRLLDAVTTENDNDLAEALRAAVEANILVVDEETFAFRHALIRETVHDELLPGEATALHQRYAEAIEADPSLVPPDRRNVEIAYHWHAAHVIDRAVTAAWAAAEDAGSTFAYAEKLALLERVLALWDRAPGAASRLPVDHVGLLEAAGQTARTAGDPARADSYATAALGELDADREPLRAAALLELRGRSRQQIGHTERFDDLREAARLAEAQPDHEMAARVLAFLAGVEMLHSLDEQARATAERALALSRRIGADGSAAHALTTLAMCDTYRGDLDGALRRFDESSELADRCGDDESLFRAMVDRSDALMGAGRYDQAIAVARSGTGRAAAAGLARNHGAFLAINVAEAQYALGQWPDAVEVIDDALALDPPPTHRRFLVQLRAAIALRRGDIDDAARTTAQYVGADLAADPIAQHRLPQFRLEAEVALASGDPARAVDLMEEAAILDPRPTPARHAWPLLAIGARACVELRAQAAALHDPPAAARADSVLSQLTDRAQGMAAANMCQEADRLTFEAERHRGDAAAELAAWDSAAALRARLAEPFEQAYAEFRAGEAAMRSGDRGGAGDRLARARGLAARLPARSLEQEITLLAQRARITIPAGPPAASTTTPSSTNGDRTTTGLTDRELDVLRLVTDGRTNREIGATLFISPKTASVHVSNILAKLGVDSRTAAAATAHHLRLFDPIDTRSTRPAARSG